One genomic segment of [Phormidium] sp. ETS-05 includes these proteins:
- the purU gene encoding formyltetrahydrofolate deformylase, whose translation MTIPTATLLVSCPDNKGLVAKIANFISSHNGNITHADHHTDFAAGLFLSRIEWQLEGFDIPPEDIAATFAPLATAIEANWELHFSDTIPRISIWVSRQDHCLLDLLWRQQAKEFSAAIPLIISNHPDLEPIATQFGADFYHISINKENKAAQEAKQLELLKQYKIDLVVLAKYMQVLSPEFIRQFSKVINIHHSFLPAFAGAKPYHQAYKRGVKIIGATSHYVTAELDAGPIIEQDVARVSHRDEVADLIRKGKDLERVVLARAVRLHLQNRVLVYGNNSDDMTVRTAVFA comes from the coding sequence ATGACCATTCCTACTGCTACCCTTCTAGTTTCCTGTCCAGACAATAAAGGCTTAGTAGCCAAAATTGCCAATTTCATTTCCAGCCACAACGGCAATATCACTCACGCCGACCACCACACAGACTTTGCCGCCGGGTTATTTCTCTCCCGCATCGAATGGCAGTTAGAGGGGTTCGACATCCCGCCAGAAGATATTGCCGCCACCTTTGCACCCCTCGCCACCGCGATCGAAGCCAATTGGGAATTACACTTTTCCGACACCATCCCCCGCATATCTATTTGGGTGAGCCGTCAAGACCACTGTCTATTAGATTTGCTCTGGCGTCAGCAAGCCAAGGAATTTTCCGCCGCCATTCCCTTGATTATCAGCAACCACCCTGACTTAGAACCGATCGCCACCCAATTTGGTGCCGACTTTTACCACATAAGTATCAACAAAGAAAACAAAGCAGCGCAAGAAGCCAAACAGCTAGAATTACTGAAACAATATAAAATAGATTTGGTAGTTTTGGCAAAATATATGCAAGTCCTGTCCCCGGAATTTATCCGTCAATTTTCCAAAGTCATCAACATTCACCATTCATTCTTGCCTGCTTTTGCTGGAGCTAAACCATACCATCAAGCCTACAAGCGGGGGGTAAAAATCATTGGCGCCACATCTCATTATGTAACTGCAGAACTAGACGCCGGACCAATTATTGAGCAAGATGTAGCGCGGGTGAGCCACCGAGATGAGGTAGCAGATTTAATCCGCAAAGGCAAAGACTTAGAGAGAGTAGTGTTAGCTAGAGCCGTGCGGTTGCACTTGCAAAACCGAGTTTTGGTTTATGGCAATAACTCCGATGACATGACCGTGCGTACCGCTGTTTTTGCGTAA
- a CDS encoding DUF4340 domain-containing protein, with protein sequence MKIKPSTIILLLLATAIGGTVYYHEAKIVPAQKAEAEKKLQLFTFSAENVKSLLVKTAAHTIQLERTPKPAIPTASAAGLSTWQLKIIEVAASPLPSLPPEETTPEQNPNNEIPPDNPEPTTSPEPTAANTPTPIPAMEPYVSFLLEQLVKGKAERLITATPQLIQEYGLDKPNATIEITLSDKQTHKLLLGKREFTGRFIYAQIDPHPQHRGTRSISRIRKL encoded by the coding sequence ATGAAAATCAAACCATCTACCATTATCCTCTTATTGCTAGCTACTGCCATCGGTGGGACTGTATATTACCATGAAGCCAAAATCGTGCCCGCACAGAAAGCCGAAGCAGAAAAAAAACTCCAGTTATTTACCTTCTCAGCCGAAAACGTCAAATCTTTGCTAGTTAAAACCGCCGCTCATACCATCCAGTTAGAAAGAACACCCAAACCAGCCATCCCCACTGCCTCAGCCGCCGGTCTATCAACTTGGCAACTGAAAATTATAGAAGTAGCAGCCAGTCCTCTACCCTCTTTGCCTCCAGAGGAAACAACTCCCGAACAAAACCCTAATAATGAAATTCCACCCGATAACCCAGAACCAACAACATCTCCAGAACCAACCGCTGCCAATACCCCCACTCCCATCCCAGCGATGGAACCATACGTTTCTTTCCTGTTGGAGCAACTGGTAAAAGGTAAAGCAGAGCGGCTCATCACCGCTACCCCCCAGCTCATCCAAGAATATGGCCTGGACAAACCCAATGCTACCATAGAAATCACCCTCAGTGACAAGCAAACTCATAAGCTGCTTTTGGGCAAGCGGGAGTTTACAGGCAGATTTATTTACGCCCAAATCGACCCCCACCCCCAACACCGAGGCACAAGAAGTATTTCTCGTATCAGAAAACTTTGA
- a CDS encoding Gldg family protein — translation MTLIVKYGWVLAIMLVVMGLSAGFVSQLWVPVPLGMIAAGVFIFSLWLILQETVGGGFGGERLTETSTNIVISALSFLVILAMINFIALRYVVRVDLTENDRFTLAPESQQLMQSLTKPVKLWIFDDRPPIPADLELLNNYRRLSPDNFNFEYANPYEQDSLALKFQVKDTGETYLTSNDGEKRAFVQSIKNRPLSESRLTNAIAEILAERTFKVSFLTGHGERPLQPGRGAISRAISTLEEKNFTTAELSLVAASGSDLPPTADTGPGDQGSTAAPREGATEEPDTPVLPVSPSPVVPEDTAVVAIVGPRRPLSETTISALKSYLDQGGSLFLALDYGLENGLDSLLAEWGITLDKRLAIDESGTGSFLGLGSATPVITKYHVDNPSGRDGAHPIVRDFTESFSFYRFARPVIIQEKSGITATPLLITNEPSWGESEPQTENLKFDEGKDLPGPLTLGVALVRTGDTGVGANGIRPYRAAGEQGGPSSPNPPVTPSPSPPVSPSPSPPVSPSEARMVVIGNSDFISDGRFELQLNGDVFLNSIAWLSKQNEDILSIRPKETTNRRIQMSPMQSRLVEITAWGVLPLLGLLLSAIFWIQKR, via the coding sequence ATGACGTTAATTGTCAAATACGGATGGGTACTAGCAATTATGCTAGTGGTGATGGGGCTATCGGCTGGATTTGTTTCCCAGCTATGGGTGCCTGTGCCTCTGGGTATGATTGCGGCAGGAGTTTTTATTTTTAGTTTGTGGCTGATCCTCCAAGAAACGGTAGGTGGAGGATTTGGCGGCGAGCGCTTGACCGAGACTAGCACCAATATTGTGATTTCCGCTTTATCGTTTTTGGTGATTCTGGCAATGATTAACTTTATTGCCCTACGTTACGTGGTGCGGGTGGACTTGACGGAAAACGATCGCTTTACCCTAGCGCCAGAAAGCCAGCAGCTCATGCAGAGCTTGACCAAACCGGTAAAGCTGTGGATTTTTGACGATCGCCCACCCATTCCCGCCGATTTAGAATTACTCAATAATTACCGCCGCCTCTCCCCCGATAATTTCAACTTTGAATATGCTAATCCCTATGAACAAGACTCCCTAGCGCTGAAGTTTCAGGTTAAAGACACCGGCGAGACTTATCTCACATCAAACGATGGCGAAAAACGCGCCTTTGTCCAAAGCATCAAAAACCGCCCCCTGTCTGAAAGCCGACTCACCAACGCGATCGCCGAGATATTAGCAGAACGCACCTTCAAAGTCAGCTTTCTTACCGGTCACGGCGAGAGACCCCTGCAACCCGGTAGAGGCGCCATCTCTCGCGCAATCTCCACCCTAGAAGAGAAAAACTTCACCACAGCCGAACTATCCCTCGTGGCGGCTTCCGGGTCCGACCTTCCCCCCACCGCCGATACGGGACCAGGAGACCAGGGTTCAACGGCTGCGCCGAGGGAAGGGGCGACGGAGGAACCAGATACTCCTGTGCTCCCCGTCTCCCCGTCTCCTGTCGTCCCAGAGGATACGGCTGTGGTTGCCATTGTCGGACCGAGGCGCCCCCTCTCAGAAACCACAATTTCTGCTCTCAAAAGCTATCTTGACCAAGGAGGCAGCCTGTTTTTAGCATTGGACTACGGTTTGGAAAATGGTTTAGACAGCCTCCTCGCCGAATGGGGTATTACTCTGGACAAGCGTCTCGCCATAGATGAGTCCGGTACTGGTAGTTTCCTTGGTTTAGGTTCTGCTACCCCGGTGATTACGAAGTATCACGTTGATAACCCTTCGGGGCGAGATGGAGCCCATCCGATCGTCCGCGACTTTACCGAGAGCTTCTCCTTTTACCGCTTTGCCCGTCCGGTGATTATTCAGGAAAAATCTGGCATTACCGCCACTCCCCTCCTCATCACCAACGAACCAAGCTGGGGGGAAAGTGAACCCCAAACCGAAAACCTCAAATTTGACGAAGGCAAAGACCTCCCCGGTCCCCTCACCTTGGGTGTGGCTCTCGTCCGTACCGGGGACACGGGTGTAGGGGCGAATGGCATTCGCCCCTACCGGGCAGCAGGGGAGCAGGGGGGACCCTCGTCTCCGAATCCCCCCGTCACCCCGTCCCCCAGTCCCCCCGTCTCCCCGTCCCCCAGTCCCCCCGTCTCCCCCTCCGAGGCTCGGATGGTAGTCATCGGCAATTCCGACTTTATCAGCGATGGCAGGTTTGAACTACAGTTAAATGGCGATGTCTTTCTTAACTCGATCGCCTGGTTAAGCAAGCAAAACGAAGACATCCTCTCCATCCGGCCCAAAGAAACCACCAACCGCCGCATCCAAATGTCCCCCATGCAGTCAAGATTAGTCGAAATCACCGCCTGGGGAGTTTTACCCCTCCTCGGTTTACTCCTGTCCGCCATATTTTGGATACAAAAACGCTAA
- a CDS encoding ABC transporter permease encodes MRVIIGNVGAIYRRELMGYFVSPFAYLVASIFWLLSGLFLVLILQGTIEQSQIWDMQAAQMAQMGLQAPPVDAAYEFLKSFLGGMGYLSLFILPILSMGLYAEERKRGTLELLATSPITNWAVAVGKLLGVVTFFTAMVMPLLGCSAIVFASVNPPIPPIVPILGHAGLILLAASVLSVGMFISSLTESTILAAILTFALIIFLSVIEIIGNWLAQQFGTQWQLVGEAVGNLSLLKHYYNLVTGVFDSSSIVIFASYIIFGIFLTAASIELVRFGRS; translated from the coding sequence ATGCGGGTGATTATCGGAAATGTGGGGGCGATTTACCGCCGGGAGCTAATGGGTTATTTTGTCTCCCCTTTTGCTTATTTGGTAGCCAGCATTTTTTGGCTACTGTCGGGATTGTTTTTGGTTTTGATTTTACAAGGAACCATAGAACAATCCCAAATCTGGGATATGCAGGCAGCGCAAATGGCGCAAATGGGTCTGCAAGCGCCGCCGGTAGATGCTGCTTATGAATTTCTCAAGAGCTTTTTAGGTGGCATGGGTTATTTGTCTTTATTCATCCTGCCGATTTTGTCGATGGGGCTGTATGCAGAGGAGCGCAAGCGCGGTACATTAGAATTGCTGGCCACTTCACCGATAACTAATTGGGCAGTAGCAGTGGGGAAATTGCTGGGAGTTGTGACATTTTTTACCGCGATGGTGATGCCGTTGCTCGGATGCTCGGCGATCGTCTTTGCATCTGTGAATCCTCCCATCCCACCGATTGTCCCCATCTTGGGACACGCCGGATTGATTTTACTCGCCGCTAGCGTCCTCTCCGTGGGGATGTTCATTTCCTCCCTCACTGAAAGCACCATTTTAGCCGCCATCCTCACCTTTGCCCTGATTATCTTCCTGTCCGTTATAGAAATTATCGGCAACTGGCTGGCGCAGCAATTCGGCACCCAGTGGCAATTAGTGGGAGAAGCAGTGGGGAATTTATCCCTACTCAAACACTACTATAACCTGGTGACAGGGGTATTTGACAGCAGCAGTATCGTGATATTTGCTAGCTATATTATCTTTGGCATATTTCTCACCGCCGCCTCTATTGAACTGGTGCGGTTCGGTCGGTCTTAA
- a CDS encoding ABC transporter ATP-binding protein: MTRDKEQKTIEVERLSKNYGSTAAIADVSFSVEAGEIMGLLGPNGAGKTTTMRILTGYLPATSGKATVAGYEVHADSMAVRQRIGYLPETPPLYPDMTVEGYLDFVARLKLVSPGDRPRQIREAMERCNILDKSKVLIRKLSKGYRQRVGIAQAIVHNPSVIILDEPTSGLDPRQIIEVRNLIKSLAGEHTIIISTHILPEVTMTCNKVAIIDRGKLVAADALAHLMSQSAQAGYELEIEAEADQTDRISEIIRNIPGVSAVEIVPPDTSSGNLLANHHLFRVSCAPDAEPTSEIVTALASNGVHLSEMRRTRASLEDIFLNLTNQTETAPDVADVGDATPSVTTEETETTPFLAADNTNTEADKPESQTAEAIDAGSIDTTTEADSSPAPTRRWWQFWRRGDGETGGPPDGETGGPEKSVGVLENTAPPENTAPPETSPPEPEPEAGDK; the protein is encoded by the coding sequence GTGACAAGGGACAAAGAACAAAAGACAATCGAAGTGGAGCGGTTGAGCAAAAACTACGGTTCCACAGCCGCGATCGCGGATGTCAGTTTCAGCGTGGAAGCTGGAGAAATTATGGGATTGCTCGGTCCCAATGGTGCGGGCAAGACCACAACCATGCGCATCTTAACTGGGTACTTACCGGCTACCAGTGGTAAAGCCACCGTAGCGGGGTATGAAGTGCATGCAGATTCGATGGCGGTAAGGCAGCGCATTGGTTATTTACCGGAGACGCCGCCTCTGTATCCAGATATGACTGTAGAGGGATATTTGGATTTCGTGGCGCGGTTGAAGCTGGTAAGCCCGGGCGATCGTCCCCGCCAAATCCGCGAAGCAATGGAACGCTGCAATATTCTGGATAAAAGCAAAGTATTGATTAGAAAGCTGTCCAAAGGCTACCGCCAGCGGGTGGGTATCGCCCAGGCGATCGTCCATAACCCCAGCGTCATCATCCTAGACGAACCCACCAGCGGACTCGACCCCCGACAAATCATCGAAGTCCGCAACCTAATCAAAAGCCTCGCCGGAGAACACACCATCATCATCTCCACCCACATCCTCCCCGAAGTCACCATGACTTGCAACAAAGTGGCGATTATCGATCGGGGTAAACTGGTAGCCGCTGACGCCCTTGCCCACCTAATGAGTCAGTCTGCCCAAGCCGGTTATGAGCTAGAAATAGAAGCAGAAGCCGACCAAACCGATAGGATATCAGAGATTATCCGCAACATCCCCGGAGTCAGCGCCGTAGAAATTGTTCCCCCCGATACCAGCAGCGGCAACCTTCTTGCCAATCACCACCTATTCCGGGTGAGCTGCGCCCCCGATGCCGAACCCACATCAGAAATTGTCACCGCTCTAGCATCCAATGGCGTCCATCTGTCAGAAATGCGCCGCACCAGAGCCAGTTTAGAAGACATCTTTTTAAATCTCACCAACCAGACAGAAACTGCCCCCGATGTGGCAGATGTTGGCGATGCCACCCCCTCAGTAACTACCGAGGAAACCGAAACAACCCCATTCCTAGCAGCCGATAACACCAACACCGAGGCAGACAAACCCGAATCCCAGACAGCCGAAGCGATAGATGCGGGGAGCATCGACACCACCACCGAGGCAGATTCCTCCCCAGCTCCTACTCGCCGCTGGTGGCAGTTTTGGCGACGGGGGGATGGGGAGACGGGGGGACCTCCTGACGGGGAGACGGGGGGACCAGAGAAATCCGTAGGGGTTCTAGAAAACACCGCCCCACCAGAAAATACCGCCCCACCAGAAACCTCACCACCAGAACCAGAACCAGAAGCAGGAGATAAATAG
- a CDS encoding S-layer homology domain-containing protein, translating into MIYVNPTTGNDANPGTAAAPLKTINRALKTASPTSIQLAPGTYSDATGEIFPLVVPSGVTLLGLEVSKGYGILISGGGSTNIPGFTGQNVAIVLEDKAQLRGVTVTARSGIAVVVPSASPTLANNTFANSLGGVVVSGSAKPIISDNTFTDISGNAIVYTGNAKGEIRRNLCQRSNNGINIAGEAAPLITDNRFTQNRTGIMLAGFARPVFRNNWIENNSQIGMNVTENALPELGNSAEAGGNILRNNGQSDLQNTATAPVVTVGNQLNQSRVKGSVEFKVTDLAEARISTSSSPIGTADLTDIPGHWAADFIAGLVNQGLISGFPDKTFKPDAPLTRVQYAAILAKAFNENLTRAAINFSDVPNNFWGKDAIIKAYRMGFITGFPDNTFRPNQNLTRVQAVVSLASGLRLTGGTLSDLGFFADRAQIPSYATDEIAAAIQNQILINYPRTNQIEPRRDITRAEASAFIYQALVARNKLSPIDSPYIVKTGAVLPTFGQLLDIKGHWAESFISRLYNQGIIGGFQDGTFKPDATITRAAYAALIIRAFKLTAKRPAATFQDLSPNFWGYNAIQQAYQAGFLSGFPDNTFRPNDNLQRLQVILSLVSGLGLSGGSLNLIGKYADNKSIPDYGKNAVATATQNRLIVNYPTINRLEPTRAATRAQVAVMVYQALVNAGQIEAMDFPYIVSA; encoded by the coding sequence ATGATTTACGTCAATCCCACAACTGGCAACGATGCCAATCCGGGCACCGCCGCAGCGCCTCTAAAGACTATCAACCGCGCCCTGAAAACCGCCTCTCCCACTTCAATTCAACTAGCACCGGGCACCTACAGCGATGCCACTGGCGAAATATTCCCCCTCGTAGTGCCTTCGGGGGTGACGCTCCTCGGGTTAGAAGTCAGCAAAGGTTACGGGATTTTAATTTCCGGTGGTGGCTCCACCAATATCCCCGGATTTACAGGGCAAAACGTTGCGATCGTCCTGGAGGATAAAGCTCAGCTGCGCGGCGTCACCGTGACCGCTCGCTCTGGTATCGCTGTAGTCGTGCCATCCGCCAGCCCCACCCTAGCTAATAATACTTTTGCCAACAGCCTCGGTGGCGTTGTGGTCAGCGGCAGTGCTAAACCCATCATCAGCGATAATACTTTTACCGACATCTCCGGCAACGCCATTGTTTATACAGGTAATGCCAAAGGCGAAATCCGGCGTAATTTATGCCAAAGAAGCAACAATGGCATCAATATCGCTGGTGAAGCCGCTCCTTTGATAACCGATAATCGATTTACCCAAAACCGCACCGGAATTATGCTGGCAGGCTTTGCCCGTCCGGTTTTTAGAAATAACTGGATAGAAAATAATAGCCAAATTGGCATGAATGTCACCGAGAATGCCCTACCTGAATTAGGCAACAGCGCCGAAGCAGGTGGCAATATTTTACGTAATAATGGCCAGTCTGATTTACAGAACACTGCCACAGCACCGGTGGTGACGGTGGGAAATCAGCTTAATCAGTCCCGAGTTAAAGGCTCGGTGGAGTTTAAAGTTACGGATTTGGCTGAGGCCAGAATCTCTACGAGCAGCTCCCCGATCGGCACAGCGGATTTAACCGATATTCCCGGACATTGGGCGGCGGATTTTATCGCTGGGTTGGTGAATCAGGGTTTAATTAGCGGTTTTCCTGATAAAACTTTCAAACCCGATGCCCCTTTAACCAGGGTGCAATATGCGGCTATTTTGGCTAAAGCATTTAATGAAAATTTAACTAGAGCCGCGATTAATTTTAGCGATGTACCGAATAATTTTTGGGGCAAAGATGCTATTATTAAAGCATATAGAATGGGGTTTATTACCGGATTTCCTGATAACACTTTCCGCCCTAATCAAAATTTGACGCGGGTGCAGGCTGTGGTATCTTTGGCTAGCGGTTTGCGGCTCACTGGGGGCACCCTGAGCGATTTGGGATTTTTTGCCGATCGTGCCCAAATCCCCAGCTACGCCACGGATGAAATTGCCGCCGCTATCCAAAACCAAATCCTCATCAACTATCCCCGAACCAACCAAATTGAACCCCGGCGCGACATCACCCGCGCCGAAGCCTCCGCCTTCATTTACCAAGCCTTAGTCGCTCGCAACAAACTTAGCCCCATAGACTCCCCCTATATCGTCAAAACTGGCGCTGTCCTCCCCACCTTCGGGCAATTACTCGATATTAAGGGTCATTGGGCAGAATCATTTATCAGCCGCCTTTACAACCAAGGAATTATCGGCGGTTTCCAAGATGGTACTTTCAAACCTGACGCCACCATCACCCGCGCCGCCTATGCAGCTTTAATTATCAGAGCATTTAAACTCACTGCCAAACGTCCCGCTGCAACTTTTCAAGACCTCTCCCCCAACTTCTGGGGTTATAATGCCATTCAACAAGCCTATCAAGCAGGATTTCTTTCCGGTTTTCCCGATAACACTTTCCGCCCTAATGACAATTTACAGCGGTTGCAAGTGATTCTCTCCCTAGTCAGCGGTTTGGGTTTATCTGGCGGTAGTCTCAATTTAATCGGCAAATACGCTGATAATAAATCTATCCCAGACTATGGGAAAAATGCTGTGGCTACGGCTACCCAAAACCGTCTAATTGTCAACTATCCTACCATCAACCGTCTGGAACCCACCCGCGCTGCTACCCGCGCCCAAGTGGCGGTTATGGTTTATCAAGCCTTGGTGAATGCTGGGCAAATCGAGGCGATGGACTTTCCTTATATCGTCTCCGCTTGA
- the bchI gene encoding magnesium chelatase ATPase subunit I, with the protein MSLAAPASLPVNATVRRAVFPFTAIVGQEEMKLALLLNAIDPKIGGVMVMGDRGTGKSTTIRALADLLPEIEVVADDPFNSHPSDPEMMSEEVRSRLSAGETLPITTKKVLMVDLPLGATEDRVCGTIDIEKALSEGVKAFEPGLLAKANRGILYVDEVNLLDDHLVDVLLDAAASGWNTVEREGISIRHPARFVLVGSGNPEEGELRPQLLDRFGMHAEIRTVKDPQKRVQIVEERSNFDQNPLTYLETHVQAQQELQKSLVAAQTLLPLVTIDYDLRVQISQVCAELDVDGLRGDLVTNRAAKAITALEGRKEVTVQDIQRVITLCLRHRLRKDPLESIDSGYKVQKVFGRVFGVEIPEA; encoded by the coding sequence GTGAGTTTAGCTGCCCCAGCCAGTTTGCCTGTAAACGCTACCGTCCGCCGTGCCGTGTTTCCCTTCACTGCTATTGTGGGTCAGGAGGAGATGAAGCTGGCGCTCCTGCTGAATGCGATCGACCCCAAAATTGGCGGGGTGATGGTGATGGGCGATCGAGGTACTGGCAAATCTACCACCATCAGAGCCTTGGCGGACCTGCTCCCAGAAATAGAAGTGGTGGCGGATGACCCCTTCAACAGTCATCCCAGCGACCCGGAAATGATGAGCGAAGAGGTGCGATCGCGCCTCAGTGCAGGGGAAACACTGCCAATCACCACCAAAAAAGTCCTGATGGTGGATTTACCCTTGGGGGCCACGGAAGACCGCGTATGCGGCACCATTGACATTGAAAAAGCTCTCTCAGAAGGCGTCAAAGCCTTTGAACCGGGATTGCTTGCCAAAGCCAACCGGGGTATCCTCTATGTGGATGAAGTCAACCTCTTAGACGACCACCTGGTAGATGTGCTGTTAGACGCCGCCGCCTCCGGTTGGAACACCGTAGAACGGGAAGGCATTTCTATCCGCCACCCAGCTCGCTTCGTTTTGGTCGGTTCTGGCAACCCCGAAGAAGGAGAACTGCGTCCCCAACTGCTCGATCGTTTCGGGATGCACGCCGAAATTCGCACCGTAAAAGACCCCCAAAAGCGGGTGCAAATCGTAGAAGAGCGCTCCAACTTCGACCAAAATCCCCTGACATACTTAGAAACACACGTCCAAGCACAGCAGGAATTACAAAAGAGTTTGGTCGCGGCCCAAACCCTCCTACCTCTTGTCACCATCGATTACGACTTGCGAGTACAAATTTCTCAGGTTTGCGCTGAGCTAGATGTAGATGGGTTGCGCGGCGACCTAGTTACCAACCGTGCAGCCAAGGCGATCACCGCTTTGGAAGGACGCAAAGAGGTGACAGTACAAGACATCCAGCGAGTGATTACCCTCTGCTTGCGCCACCGTCTCCGCAAGGACCCCCTAGAATCTATAGACAGCGGTTACAAAGTGCAAAAAGTCTTTGGGCGCGTTTTCGGCGTCGAAATCCCCGAAGCCTAA
- the ruvC gene encoding crossover junction endodeoxyribonuclease RuvC — protein MTVILGLDPGLATLGFGAILVPSKGKNKDQASAVDFGMIQTPASDEMGDRLCTIYDDLHTLIDQIKPDLVAVEKLFFYRMGNTILVAQARGVLLLVLAQHKLPIVEYTPAQIKQALTGYGNADKQEVQLCTARELNLSEIPKPDDAADALAVALTARFNIE, from the coding sequence ATGACAGTGATTTTAGGATTGGACCCGGGATTAGCGACTCTGGGGTTTGGGGCAATCTTGGTCCCATCCAAGGGCAAAAACAAGGACCAAGCATCGGCGGTGGATTTTGGGATGATCCAAACCCCAGCCTCCGATGAGATGGGCGATCGGCTCTGCACGATTTACGACGACCTGCACACCTTAATCGACCAAATCAAACCCGACCTGGTAGCCGTAGAAAAGTTATTTTTTTACCGTATGGGGAACACGATTTTAGTCGCCCAAGCCAGGGGAGTGTTGCTCCTAGTCCTCGCCCAGCACAAACTGCCCATAGTAGAATACACCCCAGCCCAAATCAAACAGGCTCTCACCGGTTATGGCAACGCCGACAAACAAGAAGTGCAGTTATGTACCGCCAGAGAACTAAATTTGAGTGAAATTCCTAAACCAGACGATGCCGCTGATGCCCTCGCAGTAGCACTTACAGCCCGGTTTAACATCGAGTGA
- a CDS encoding ATP-binding protein — MMSLVTNTEQALKLELRQLKAELDKSESRFKNAIAKLGESVIIIDGKGIVQFVNTAAEYLFKSKAAELLGKEIFGTRVFEMKAGGFHTDLIKKMEAPNAEGTRVVETLVEIIRPEVEDAIAQMRVVETEWESQTAYIASFRDITERQRAFNALQVREAQLREKTEQLETTVQKLKETQAQLIQTEKMSSLGMLVAGVAHEINNPVNFIYGNIKHAHQYTQDLLELLQLYQQHYPEPDPEIQSKMEDIEIDYIKDDLSKLFASMTMGTERIRNIVVSLRNFSRLDEADMKRVDIHAGIDSTLQILQSRLQGKGAYRDIQVIKEYGDVPPVECYAGQLNQVFMNILSNAIDALHSLAPSSFSENNLAEMGSEPEPRTIRIRTFSESTGPLGDRRDTVTIRIADNGPGMSDEVRQRVFDPFFTTKPVGKGTGLGLSISYQIVVEKHGGHLQCYSVPGQGTEFVIEIPLHQNAKKILYSLLPARRDGLNPMP, encoded by the coding sequence ATGATGTCATTAGTAACGAATACAGAACAGGCTCTCAAGTTGGAACTCAGGCAGTTAAAAGCAGAATTAGACAAGAGCGAAAGTAGATTTAAAAATGCGATCGCCAAACTGGGGGAGAGTGTAATTATTATCGATGGTAAAGGAATAGTCCAGTTTGTCAACACGGCGGCGGAATACTTGTTTAAGTCAAAAGCAGCGGAACTACTGGGAAAAGAAATATTTGGCACCAGGGTGTTCGAGATGAAAGCTGGTGGCTTTCACACAGATTTGATTAAGAAAATGGAAGCGCCAAACGCAGAAGGGACGCGGGTGGTGGAAACTCTGGTGGAAATTATCCGCCCGGAGGTGGAGGACGCGATCGCCCAGATGCGAGTAGTGGAGACAGAATGGGAAAGCCAAACCGCCTATATCGCCAGCTTCCGGGACATCACCGAACGCCAAAGAGCCTTTAACGCCTTGCAGGTACGGGAAGCGCAACTGCGAGAAAAAACCGAGCAGCTAGAAACCACAGTACAAAAACTGAAAGAAACCCAAGCGCAACTTATTCAAACCGAAAAAATGTCCAGCCTGGGGATGCTCGTTGCTGGCGTCGCCCATGAAATCAATAACCCGGTAAACTTCATCTACGGGAACATCAAGCACGCCCATCAGTACACCCAAGACCTGCTGGAATTGCTCCAATTGTATCAGCAACATTATCCCGAACCAGATCCGGAGATTCAAAGCAAGATGGAAGACATCGAAATCGACTATATCAAGGACGATTTGAGCAAGTTGTTTGCTTCCATGACGATGGGAACGGAGCGCATCCGCAATATCGTGGTGTCCCTGCGCAACTTTTCCCGCCTCGATGAAGCCGACATGAAACGGGTAGATATTCATGCGGGAATTGATAGCACCCTACAGATTTTGCAAAGCCGCTTGCAAGGAAAGGGTGCTTATCGCGATATTCAAGTGATTAAAGAATACGGCGATGTGCCACCGGTGGAATGCTACGCGGGGCAGCTCAACCAAGTGTTTATGAATATTTTAAGTAATGCGATCGATGCCCTTCATTCCTTAGCTCCCTCCTCCTTCTCGGAAAATAATCTCGCGGAAATGGGCAGCGAACCAGAGCCAAGGACAATCAGGATTAGAACTTTCTCCGAATCGACAGGTCCGCTGGGCGATCGCCGGGACACCGTGACTATCCGCATCGCTGACAACGGACCTGGAATGAGTGATGAAGTGCGTCAGCGGGTGTTTGACCCCTTCTTCACCACTAAACCCGTAGGTAAAGGTACAGGTTTGGGTTTATCGATTTCCTATCAAATTGTGGTAGAAAAGCACGGCGGTCACTTGCAATGCTACTCTGTCCCCGGACAAGGAACCGAGTTTGTCATCGAAATTCCCCTGCACCAAAACGCCAAAAAAATTCTGTACTCCCTTTTGCCAGCCAGGAGGGATGGCCTCAACCCCATGCCCTAG